In Leptospira perdikensis, one genomic interval encodes:
- the trpA gene encoding tryptophan synthase subunit alpha, whose amino-acid sequence MSKIKSLFESGRFKSAFIPYFTLGDPNYNDSIEFGKTILDNGADILELGIPFSDPVADGPVIQRAAARSLKNRFSFDEIFRVTKAIHDHKPETPLVYLTYFNPIYHCGITKFLDRAKESGIVGLVIPDLPFDTEESETLFRELKVRDMDLIHLVTPASEKKRIQALSKTSSGFIYYVTSFGVTGERREFSVDLKERIKFLKDTIQLPICAGFGISTPDQANQISQYADGIIIGSAIQRVIEENGSDKTKTVTALADYISKIRASIS is encoded by the coding sequence ATGAGTAAAATAAAATCTTTATTTGAGAGTGGGCGTTTTAAATCCGCGTTTATCCCTTATTTTACCTTAGGGGATCCAAACTATAATGATTCTATCGAATTTGGAAAAACCATTTTAGACAATGGGGCTGATATTTTGGAACTCGGAATTCCTTTTTCTGACCCTGTTGCCGATGGTCCCGTCATCCAAAGGGCAGCAGCTCGTTCTTTAAAAAATCGTTTTTCTTTTGATGAAATCTTTCGGGTTACAAAAGCCATTCATGATCACAAACCTGAGACTCCTCTTGTTTACCTAACTTATTTCAATCCCATTTATCATTGTGGGATTACGAAATTTTTAGACCGAGCCAAGGAATCAGGAATTGTTGGACTTGTGATTCCTGACTTACCTTTTGATACAGAAGAAAGTGAAACTTTGTTTCGAGAACTAAAAGTACGGGATATGGATCTCATCCATTTGGTCACTCCGGCTTCCGAAAAAAAGAGGATCCAAGCTCTTAGCAAAACATCTTCCGGTTTCATTTACTATGTGACTTCGTTTGGGGTGACAGGGGAAAGACGAGAGTTTTCGGTCGATTTGAAAGAAAGAATCAAATTCTTAAAAGATACCATCCAATTGCCGATTTGTGCTGGGTTTGGAATCTCCACTCCCGACCAAGCCAACCAAATTTCTCAGTATGCGGACGGAATCATCATTGGTTCTGCCATCCAAAGGGTCATCGAAGAAAACGGATCGGACAAAACCAAAACAGTTACGGCACTGGCGGATTACATTTCAAAGATCAGGGCATCAATTTCCTAA
- the dxs gene encoding 1-deoxy-D-xylulose-5-phosphate synthase: MPSYPYLDKIQFPEDLRKITEAELPEVCHDLREYIIDTLSDVGGHFASNLGVVELTVALHYVFQTPTDKIIWDVGHQTYPHKILTGRKKELPTVRKWLGLSGFPKREESEYDLYNTGHAGTSISQALGEACARDLLGKDYKVAAVIGDASIATGMALEAMNHGGHIKPNMLVILNDNYMSISKNVGSISNYLNRIISSQIYNKGKTAFYGFLKWIPLIGPALQALAHNMETSFKHFMMRPGGLFEDLGFTYFGPIDGHDVNRVVHMLQNLSKIQGPILLHVLTQKGKGYKPAEADPIKYHGVTPFNKESGKMASADSNKISLSKIVGKTLTDLTDKDKRIAVITPAMIEGSGLRDYQETYPTHTFDVGIAEQHSVAFAGAMTSGGAIPYMCIYSTFLTRAMDQLVEDVSLMNLPVRFVIDRAGIVGPDGETHQGLSDLGYLAGLPNMDIIVPSSAQDIIDSLHFMKDYTEHPIAIRFPKDNGDLRELKFDSPLPVTKAKGKLVTEGEDLLILSVGFMLPIATAVAGILKQKGISVSVVDLFWLRPYDTELVHGQIEKNKRFVILDESYIHAGASGFLLNEIPSDFLSKFLKTFALPPEPIHHGERNQVLDHYRLTASQIAEDLILSLKK, translated from the coding sequence ATGCCATCTTATCCTTATCTCGACAAAATCCAATTTCCGGAAGACCTTAGAAAGATAACAGAAGCAGAACTCCCCGAGGTCTGCCATGACCTTCGGGAATACATCATCGACACCCTCTCCGACGTGGGAGGGCATTTTGCTAGTAACTTAGGTGTTGTGGAACTTACCGTTGCCCTTCACTATGTGTTCCAAACTCCGACTGACAAAATCATCTGGGACGTAGGTCACCAAACCTATCCTCATAAAATCCTAACAGGCCGAAAAAAAGAACTCCCTACCGTTCGTAAATGGTTGGGTCTTTCCGGTTTTCCAAAACGCGAAGAATCCGAATACGATTTGTACAATACAGGTCATGCAGGGACATCCATTTCTCAAGCACTTGGTGAGGCCTGCGCCCGTGACTTACTCGGAAAAGATTATAAGGTGGCTGCAGTGATTGGGGATGCCTCCATCGCCACAGGAATGGCTCTCGAAGCTATGAACCACGGTGGTCATATCAAACCGAATATGTTAGTCATTTTAAATGATAACTATATGTCGATTTCCAAAAACGTGGGTTCCATTTCTAATTATCTGAATCGTATCATTTCTTCTCAAATCTATAACAAAGGTAAAACGGCATTTTACGGTTTTTTAAAATGGATTCCACTCATTGGGCCCGCATTACAAGCGCTTGCTCATAATATGGAAACCTCTTTTAAACATTTTATGATGCGTCCCGGTGGACTTTTTGAAGATTTGGGATTTACTTATTTTGGACCCATTGATGGTCACGATGTGAATCGTGTGGTTCATATGTTGCAGAACCTTTCTAAAATCCAAGGACCTATCCTTTTACACGTATTAACACAAAAAGGAAAGGGATACAAACCTGCAGAAGCGGATCCCATCAAATATCATGGTGTCACACCGTTTAACAAAGAGTCGGGGAAAATGGCTTCTGCCGATTCCAATAAAATCAGTCTTTCTAAAATTGTTGGAAAAACACTTACCGATTTAACAGACAAAGACAAACGAATTGCTGTCATCACTCCGGCGATGATCGAAGGATCAGGACTTCGGGATTACCAAGAAACTTATCCAACACATACGTTTGATGTGGGAATCGCCGAACAGCACTCGGTAGCATTTGCGGGTGCAATGACAAGTGGCGGTGCCATTCCTTATATGTGTATCTATTCCACCTTCTTGACAAGGGCGATGGACCAACTTGTAGAAGATGTTTCTCTTATGAATTTACCGGTTCGGTTTGTGATTGATCGAGCAGGGATTGTGGGACCAGACGGCGAAACCCACCAAGGTTTATCAGATCTTGGGTATTTGGCGGGCCTTCCGAATATGGATATCATTGTTCCAAGTTCCGCACAAGACATTATCGATAGTCTTCATTTTATGAAGGATTATACAGAACATCCGATTGCGATTCGTTTCCCAAAAGATAACGGTGACTTACGCGAGTTAAAGTTTGATTCTCCTCTTCCTGTAACGAAAGCGAAAGGGAAGTTAGTAACTGAAGGAGAGGATTTACTCATTTTGTCTGTTGGGTTTATGTTGCCAATCGCAACCGCTGTAGCGGGGATTTTGAAACAAAAAGGAATCTCTGTTTCGGTTGTAGATCTTTTTTGGTTACGGCCTTATGATACGGAACTTGTCCATGGACAAATTGAAAAAAACAAACGGTTTGTGATTCTGGATGAAAGTTATATCCATGCCGGTGCCTCTGGTTTTCTTTTGAATGAAATTCCTTCTGACTTCTTAAGTAAATTTCTAAAGACCTTTGCATTGCCACCAGAACCCATCCACCATGGAGAAAGGAATCAGGTTTTGGATCATTACCGACTGACTGCTTCTCAAATTGCGGAAGATCTGA
- the trpB gene encoding tryptophan synthase subunit beta: protein MGKNLPGYFGEFGGRYSPEILTEALEELESTYHKLKKSKKFKKELEYYLKNYVGRPSPLTYAERLTKLWGGARIWLKREDLNHTGAHKINNAIGQALIARFMGKKRIIAETGAGQHGLATATVGAMFGMETVVYMGAVDVERQNLNAKKIEMLGAKILPVTAGEATLKEATSEAMRDWALNVSTTHYIVGSAIGPHPFPMIVRDFQSFIGSEARSEFKKRNKKLPNAIVACVGGGSNSIGMFHAFLKDKQVAIYGAEAGGLGPKPGEHSATLTYGKTGFLHGTKTLIIQDEFGQIVPAHSVSAGLDYPGVGPEHAYLSQTGRVDYRMVTDEQALDSFLEVTRVEGIIPALETAHAFHVARDVAKDLGKKKDLVICLSGRGDKDVTEVLRLLGERK from the coding sequence ATGGGCAAAAACCTACCTGGATATTTTGGTGAATTCGGTGGCCGTTACTCTCCTGAGATTTTAACGGAAGCATTAGAAGAACTTGAATCCACCTATCACAAGTTAAAGAAAAGTAAAAAGTTCAAAAAAGAACTCGAATACTATTTAAAGAACTACGTCGGAAGACCTAGTCCTCTGACTTATGCTGAACGTCTCACCAAACTATGGGGAGGTGCTCGTATCTGGCTCAAACGCGAAGATTTAAATCATACCGGCGCACATAAAATTAATAATGCCATTGGGCAGGCGCTTATCGCACGTTTCATGGGAAAAAAACGGATCATCGCAGAAACAGGAGCGGGCCAACATGGTCTCGCAACTGCAACTGTTGGTGCCATGTTTGGAATGGAAACTGTTGTTTACATGGGTGCTGTTGACGTTGAAAGACAAAACCTCAATGCTAAAAAAATTGAAATGTTAGGTGCTAAAATTCTTCCAGTCACTGCAGGAGAAGCCACTCTCAAAGAAGCCACAAGCGAAGCTATGAGAGACTGGGCACTCAATGTATCTACAACTCATTACATTGTTGGGTCTGCCATTGGGCCACACCCTTTCCCGATGATTGTTCGTGACTTCCAATCTTTTATAGGATCAGAAGCAAGATCGGAGTTTAAAAAACGAAACAAAAAACTTCCCAATGCGATCGTGGCTTGTGTGGGTGGGGGATCCAATTCCATTGGAATGTTCCATGCATTTTTAAAAGACAAACAAGTCGCAATCTATGGAGCGGAAGCAGGTGGACTTGGTCCAAAACCAGGAGAACATTCTGCGACCTTAACCTATGGAAAAACAGGATTTTTACATGGAACAAAAACTCTCATCATTCAAGATGAATTTGGTCAAATTGTTCCAGCACATTCTGTTTCCGCAGGACTCGATTATCCGGGTGTGGGACCAGAACATGCTTATCTTTCCCAAACGGGTAGAGTGGATTACCGAATGGTAACAGATGAACAAGCGTTAGATTCTTTTCTGGAGGTCACTCGTGTGGAAGGAATCATTCCAGCACTGGAGACAGCTCATGCTTTTCATGTGGCACGGGACGTTGCCAAAGATTTAGGAAAGAAAAAAGATTTAGTCATTTGTCTTTCTGGTCGGGGTGATAAGGACGTAACGGAAGTTTTGCGACTTTTAGGTGAAAGAAAATAA
- a CDS encoding adenylate/guanylate cyclase domain-containing protein has translation MSDKESKSLSILDYLSVTVATLGTLGVIISVIMTGWEYEFSFLIGGLLALLVSSYFVYKTIAKVSKDKQKSGAIWLSYVIAIFMYAMVNTFQPLKDLEENSVSTRFQFLRGSNTKTESEGDTGRIEYIQFQPPAKARKDINIIGITTESLEKLQGTWPLPWSYYADIIETFKESNNILMFDIFFVDYKPGQTEEMAAALQKNRNVLFDFPMEVSAESKEAVLNLEKRIDILRKFQLKNVIDENDAGISWVKFPQPPIEPIAELSAGLGFANVKKDESGLNRKMPLVVKVYNSGRERETEYFPSIDLLIVCKYYGIDVQRDVEVNMGHYIKLSNIPKKIIREFNIKERKFEERDVMQVPNEKREVVIPIDWEGQMEINFVGGRYSFKQNEIFEVTNDWDAELLEANQISNKIFLVAMYYATGRGASKDSHLSPFGDMSGIEHHAHAVNTILNQDFLSTVPNWGIFLIYVALGVMIGFLQPRVKTHIGFAIMLTQLLLYVVAALYIFQTFNLITVLPSVTIEQIVVFVAIIGFRILTEEENVKYIRQTFSKFVSKDVVDELLKHPDNLALGGSKREITIFFSDVRGFTTISEQLGPEDLVKLLNEYLSAMTDIIIEYKGTIDKYMGDAIMAFWGAPVPLEDHAYYACVASLVQLDYLKVLQQKWAERNVPVIDIGCGLNSGPAVVGNMGSSHRMEYTCMGDTINLGSRLEGSNKMYTTNVIISEYTYEKVKDRVVARELDLVRVKGKTQPVRIYELLGITNPEDMEKMKRPLQKAAT, from the coding sequence ATGTCCGACAAAGAATCAAAATCACTTTCGATTTTGGACTATCTCAGTGTTACTGTTGCCACCCTAGGAACACTCGGTGTGATCATTTCTGTCATCATGACAGGATGGGAATATGAATTTTCCTTCCTTATCGGTGGTTTACTCGCCTTACTTGTTTCCTCTTACTTTGTTTATAAAACCATTGCAAAGGTATCCAAGGACAAACAAAAGTCAGGTGCCATTTGGTTGTCTTATGTAATTGCCATTTTTATGTATGCAATGGTAAATACCTTCCAACCACTCAAAGATTTGGAAGAAAATTCCGTTTCCACAAGATTCCAATTTTTACGTGGCTCCAATACAAAAACAGAAAGTGAAGGGGACACGGGTCGTATTGAATACATTCAGTTCCAACCACCAGCTAAGGCCCGTAAGGATATCAATATCATTGGTATCACAACAGAATCACTCGAAAAATTACAAGGTACTTGGCCTTTACCTTGGAGTTATTACGCAGACATCATAGAAACATTTAAAGAATCAAACAACATACTGATGTTCGATATTTTCTTCGTAGATTACAAACCCGGTCAAACGGAAGAGATGGCAGCTGCTCTTCAAAAGAACCGGAATGTCCTCTTCGACTTTCCAATGGAAGTCAGTGCAGAATCGAAAGAAGCGGTTCTCAATTTAGAAAAACGAATTGATATCCTCCGTAAGTTTCAATTGAAAAATGTCATCGATGAAAACGATGCAGGGATTTCTTGGGTTAAGTTTCCTCAACCTCCGATTGAACCCATTGCTGAGTTGTCCGCTGGTCTTGGTTTTGCGAACGTAAAAAAAGATGAGTCCGGTTTGAATCGTAAAATGCCACTTGTGGTAAAGGTTTATAATTCAGGCAGAGAAAGAGAAACTGAATACTTCCCATCCATCGACTTACTCATTGTTTGCAAATACTACGGTATCGACGTTCAAAGAGATGTAGAAGTCAACATGGGACATTATATTAAATTGTCCAATATCCCGAAAAAGATCATTCGTGAGTTCAACATCAAAGAACGAAAGTTTGAAGAAAGAGATGTGATGCAAGTTCCGAATGAAAAAAGAGAAGTTGTGATTCCTATTGACTGGGAAGGTCAAATGGAAATCAACTTTGTCGGCGGACGTTATTCCTTCAAACAAAACGAAATTTTTGAAGTTACGAATGATTGGGACGCTGAGTTACTCGAAGCAAACCAAATCAGCAACAAAATCTTTCTTGTGGCGATGTATTATGCAACGGGGCGTGGAGCTTCTAAAGACTCCCACTTATCTCCGTTTGGTGATATGTCAGGAATTGAACACCACGCTCACGCAGTAAACACCATCTTAAACCAAGATTTCCTTTCCACAGTTCCAAACTGGGGAATCTTTTTGATTTATGTGGCTCTTGGTGTGATGATTGGTTTTTTACAACCACGAGTAAAAACACATATTGGTTTTGCGATTATGTTGACCCAACTTTTACTTTATGTTGTGGCTGCGTTGTATATATTCCAAACCTTCAACCTCATCACTGTCCTTCCTTCGGTAACGATCGAACAGATTGTGGTTTTTGTGGCCATCATTGGATTTAGAATCTTAACAGAAGAAGAGAACGTAAAATACATTCGTCAAACCTTCTCTAAATTCGTATCTAAAGACGTTGTGGATGAACTCCTCAAACACCCAGACAATTTGGCTCTTGGTGGATCCAAAAGGGAGATTACTATTTTCTTCTCCGACGTTCGAGGATTCACAACGATTTCTGAACAGTTGGGTCCGGAAGATTTGGTAAAGTTACTGAACGAATACCTATCGGCAATGACGGACATCATCATTGAATACAAGGGAACCATAGATAAATATATGGGTGATGCGATTATGGCATTCTGGGGAGCACCAGTTCCATTAGAAGACCATGCGTACTATGCTTGTGTTGCATCTCTCGTACAATTGGATTATTTAAAAGTCCTCCAACAAAAATGGGCAGAACGAAATGTTCCTGTGATCGATATTGGATGTGGTCTGAATTCTGGCCCAGCCGTTGTGGGGAATATGGGATCTTCACACAGGATGGAATACACTTGTATGGGAGACACAATCAACCTAGGATCCCGATTGGAAGGGTCCAATAAAATGTACACCACAAATGTGATCATCTCTGAGTATACTTACGAAAAAGTGAAAGACCGAGTGGTTGCTCGGGAACTGGATTTAGTGCGAGTAAAAGGAAAAACCCAACCTGTTCGGATTTACGAATTGCTTGGAATCACAAACCCAGAAGATATGGAGAAAATGAAGCGGCCACTCCAAAAGGCGGCAACATGA